GATATGTATAATTGGACAATTACATTATACGTAGTGATTACACtacagaaaaaagaaaaaaaaagtaggaaAATAATTATCAAAGCATGaagaataatttaaaataaaataaatataacacttaaaaagaaaaaaaattataagaaagaattgaaaaacCGAAAAAGGAGGCccataaaaagaagaaaaggcaACATGGCTGGTGCTGCCACCTTCACCGGATCTTTGCTCAGTAATGCTCATCCACATTCCTTCTCTCACTCTATATTTATCATTTCCTTCTATTTTCTCGTCTCTCTTTCCTACTCCATTGTTGTGAAAAACGGCATTGTATTATACTCCTAAACTAATTCTCAATCATCGTCGAATTTTACGAATCGCGTGATCAAAAACAGAGTTGCAACCGAAGAAACGCTGATTTTATCGGTGTAGATTACATGCAGTAATGATTCATCTATCTTTTCTCTATGCAAATCATTTTTTGCCAGCTCCTTTGCCTTTTCTCTTTTTCGCATTGCCTTTTACATTCTGAAAGTAGAAATAATTGGAGTTTCCGAAAGGTTTGCGATTGAATTTTCCTATTTATGGCTTTTTAGGGATTCCGTTATGTTTTCGTCCAGTTTTTATTTGTAACGACTGTGATTGCATTTTTTGTTTCTGTATGCTGCTGATCGGTGGTATGATCGTTTGATTGTGAGATGGAATTGCTTTGAATTTTTGTAATGAGAGGTAACTTGATCTTCTGGAATAGATGTAATCAATATGATCATTTAGTGAAACAGTGCTGAAGAGTATggtgatttttgttgattagtAGTACATCTTTGATTTCGATTTGTCACTCTAGAGTAGAATGTTAGAATGTATGCATATTCGATCTTTTAGTTTAGAGTGTGGCTTAATGTTTTGATAATCCATCATTGTGAATTGTTTAGCCCTATAAACTGGTTTACTAGGTTTGTGGAAATTATAGCAAGTGTTTGATCCTAAATGTGGACTCTAGTGATCGTTGTATCTGGCTCTACTTAGTACTACATTTTCTTAGTTGGCTAGGCTGTTGTTGGTTTTCCTCTTCATTGCCTTTGTTGGTATGATCAATCACAAGAAACTCGTCTACGTTATAGGATATTTTGGGATGTAACTTTTGCGTGGTAGGGGTACTAGTAAATGCTGAAACTTTTATTGTTGCTTTGCTTCAGCTGTTGCTCCACTGACGCCAGTTCAATCACTAGTTACTTGAAAAATCCAGTTCCCGTTTCTGGGCCAAGAACGGTATAACCTAATGTCTAACACAGCAAAATCTTTGGAACCTGCTTTTCAGGGAGTTGGTCAGAAAGCGTATCCTCAATTAGACAGACAATGCTTGTTATTTATAATCGTATTTTGTACTACATATTTAATGGTTTGTGCATGTTTGTTTTATCGTATATTCGTTGTGAACTATACATATCTTGTTAAAACTTAATGATGTGATAGCGGGCTTGAGATATGGAGAATTGAGAACTTCCAACCAGTTCCCTTGCCAAAACCTGATTATGGTAAATTCCACACTGGAGATTCATATATTGTTCTACAGGTTGGTTCGATTGGAGTAATGTTTGTATTTCATATAGGGAGAAAGAAATATGCATTCTAGACTTACTGCAATGCATTTCTGTGCAGACGATTGCTGGAAGAGGAGGCGGCTATCATTATGATGTACACTTCTGGCTCGGAAAGGAAACTAGCCAAGTATAGTTCTGTTCATTTGTATCGCTGTTAGAAGCACTCTCGTTGCGCTTTATTTTATTACAATGATGTTCTACATATTCTTAGGACGAAGCAGGGACTGCAGCCATCAAAACGGTCGAACTTGATGCAGTTCTTGGCAGCCGCGCTGTTCAGTATAGAGAATTGCAAGGGCACGAGTCCGACAAATTCTTGTCATACTTTAAACCTTGTATCATACCACTAGAAGGTGGTTTTGTATCCGGATTCAAGACGGTCGAAGAAGAAGAGTTTGAAACTCGATTATACACCTGTAAAGGAAAACGAGTTGTAAGGATGAAGCAGGTAGGAAGCATACATTTACTGAGTTTTCAATATTCGAAGTGTTTGGTTGTGAATATTAACTTGTCCTCTGGGTTATGCAGGTTCCGTTCTCCCGGTCATCATTGAATCACGATGATATTTTTATTCTCGACACTAAAAACAAGATATATCAATTTAATGGTGAAAACTCAAACATTCAAGAAAGAGGAAAAGCATTAGAAGTAGTTCAGTTTCTGAAAGACAAGTACCATGAAGGAACTTGTGATGTTGCAATCGTTGGTAATAATCGATCTTCTATCCTTCAATTCTCGCGTCTTTATCTATGTGTATGTGATGAGGAATCTCCGTTAATTGTTTGTACTCCTTGTTTACAGATGATGGAAAATTAAAAGCTGAATCAGATTCCGGTGAATTTTGGGTTCTCTTTGGAGGCTTTGCTCCGATTAGTAAAAAAGTTATTTCCGACGATGACATTGTTGCGGAGAAGATTTCTCCAAAACTTTACAGGTGGTTGTCTAGTAATTCTGTCGCAGTTCTATATTAGAAAATGTTTCCTAAGTCGTATGTCTACCATTAAATGGCATAAAAATGTGTAACAAGTGATAGAATCCATGTTTATTCTTTTGCTCTTTTCTTAGAACCTTCTCATCTTCCTCAATGTATTTGTCAAGGTACAAAGTGATTTTCCCAATTATTTATCTGAAGAACTGATCTTGTTGAATTGCATCCTGGCAGCATAAAAGGTGGCAATGCTAATGCCGTAGAAGGAGAGCTTTCCAAGTCACTTCTTGAAAATGACAGATGTTATCTGTTGGATTGTGGCAATGAGATATTTCTCTGGGTCGGCCGGGTAACTCAAGTTGATGAGAGAAAAGCTGCCACTCAAGCTGCAGAGGTGGAAATCTAACCTCCCATTTTATACTATaatatgcattatttgatttcTTAACGCGTAGTGACAATTTCAGGAGTTTGTTACTAGCCAAAATAGACCAAAATCAACACAAATAATCCGGCTTATTCAAGGTCATGAGAATCATGCTTTTAAGTCCAAATTTGACTCCTGGCCAACAGCATCTACTACTCCTGTTGTTGAGGAGGGAAGGGGGAAAGTAGCAGGTAAGCTTTACTGCTTAGTCACGTAGATATTTGCTGGCATGTTTGCTGAGGTGTGTATTTTCTGCAAAAAAATTTCAGCTTTACTAAAACAGCAAGGTGGAGGCGTGAAGGCAGCTACTAAAAATGCTCCAGTTATCGAGGACATCGTTCCTCCATTGCTTGAAGGAGGTGGAAAACTAGAGGTTTGATTTCCTTTCATGTGTGAGTGGTATAATGTATTTTCTTAGCTGAAGGTGTTTGAACTTTTGTGTGATATTACCAGGTTTGGCGAATCAATGGCAACGAGAAAACTGCAGTTCCTGCAGAAGATATTGGAAAATTTTACAGTGGGGATTGCTATGTCGTGCTCTACACATACAATCAGCATGAAAGAAGGGAAGATTTCTATTTGTGTAGTTGGATTGGAAAAGACAGCGTTCAGGTACATTGATGCTTACACATTTATGTAAACAATCTACATTCATTGGAAAGTAATCTTTTATTAATCTTATTTATGAAACTCAACTTTTCTAATCCCCAGGAAGAAGTAGAGACAGCTACAACATTATGTAATACAATGTATAATACACTTAAAGGGAAGCCGGTGCAGGTAGCATTTTGTCTCGTTTCACTAAAATTAGATACTTGCATAATTACAAAGTTACAACTTGATGAATCTTTTGGCAGGGCTGGATATATCAAGGGAAAGAGCCACCTCAGTTTATAGCCATTTTCCAGCCTATGGTGACCCTTAAGGTGCTTTTCACTACTTGTCGTTGGAGAGAAATGTGTGTGATCTTTATGAACAAATAAAATGAGACTGTCAAAAATTTCTTTGacaacattaaatattttttagggTGGAATGAGCTCCGGTTATAAGGACCATATAAATGGCGGAAATGATGAGACTTACACTGGAGAGGGCGTTGCATTATTCATCGTATCTGGAACTTCTCAGCATAATAATAAAGCTCTTCAAGTTGATGCGGTATGCTTAATGTGACGATTATTTTCAGAGTAATTTTTTCCTGGTTTCCCAATAACCCGAATTTCGCAATGTTAAAAAGAATCCATAAATGCTGTTATATTTCTCACTCAATGATGCACCAACCACTAAGTATGATTTCCCCaggaaaataaatatatatctaatccCTCTTATATCTTGGTTCGGGATATATTATTAAGAGTTGATTACCAATCTTTGAATCAAGAGAGAGAGACCTATGAAGTTGCAATAAACCATGTTTACACCTCCCATATCTTAATTACTAGCTGGAAACTATCACCATATGGCTGGGAAGGAATTGCAAGACAAATTTGAAGATCCcatttgaatattaaattgGATACCATTTCTATTTGATATGACATATATGAGCCCAAAGGCCAAAATGATACAACATTGGCTTCGTCATGTGATTGGATCATCTTTATCTAATTTGTTTATATCACAACTCTGTTGTCTTTGTAGGTGGCCACATCATTGAGCTCAAATCACTGTTTTGTGCTTCAATCTGGAACAACAGTATTCTGTTGGATAGGAAATAAAAGCAGTGTTGAACAGCAGAAATTAGGTGCTAAGGTTGCAGAATTTCTCAAGGTATGCATACACTAAAAGTACAGTATATAATTGTGAAAAATCATACATAAGATCAAGCagaatttctttttatttgaatattaaatttgTATCATGGTTAGTACATCTCGTGTTGCATCTGACAATCTTAATACACTTTCTGCGTGAACCCAGCCTGGATCACCAATCAAGCACACTAAAGAAGGAACCGAGAGCTCGATCTTCTGGGGTGCTATCGGAGGAAAAAATCCTTACACCAATAAGAAGACCACACCCGAGGCTCCCAGAGATCCTCACTTGTTTTCTTACTCCTTTAATAAAGGTAGCAACATTTCTGATGCAAACTTTCACTCCTCTCTAGATATCTTGGAAGTAACAATGTTTTGCTTGTTCTAACTTGTTTTCTTTTGATGACATGCTGGCGTATTGAATCCAGGAAAATTTGAGGTACGAGATTAAATGAATATTTGGTCGTAAAGTAGCAATTCTAGCACTAAACAAAGTGTGTCTTACATGACAGGTTGAAGAAATATACAGTTTCTCTCAAGATGATTTATTAACGGAGGATATGTTGATACTCGATACACATGCTGAAGTGATTGTTTGGGTTGGCCAATTAGTGGAtacaaaagagaaaaaatcTGCGTTTGAGGTTGGACAGGTAATACTAGTGATCATCATCTTAAATGTTTTTTATTGCTGAAGTTGTTCTTTCAAAGACTATTGACTGATGATACTTATCACAGAAATACGCAGAGATGGCTGGTTCGCTCGACGGGTTGGCCCCAAATGTTCCACTTTACAAAGTCACTGAAGGAAATGAGCCATGCTTCTTCACCGCATATTTTTCATGGGATCCTGCAAAAGCAAGTGTATGTTACACACATAATTGTGATTCCTAGTACTACAGGAGATCACAAAGTGCTTAAAATTCCAAAGTTTTCTCAAACACGTTTTTGTGTTTGTTCATTGACACGAACACTTAGTTTTCTTCTTTCACTTAAACAGCTATATGGGAACTCATTCCAAAAGAAGGTTTTGCAACTATTTGGTGACGGCAATGAGGTGAATttgcattttttgtagtattGTTTGATGATTAATTTTGCTCAATCTGTTAAATAGTATCAGCATTTTTCTTGAACTATATTTACTTGATCTAAGCTGTGTGCAATTCAGGATAAGTCCAATGCTTCGAATAACGAGGGACCAACTCAAAGGGCTTCAGCTTTGGCAGCTTTGAACTCTGCATTCAGTTCGACTTCAACTCCGAAGCCTGTCATAGCCCCTAGGGCTGGAGCAGGCCAAGGCTCGCAGAGAGCTGCTGCGGTGGCTGCTTTATCTTCTGTTTTGACTGCTGAGAAACGATCACCTGATTCATCTCCAGGTCGAAGACTAAAAAGTCCGCATGCAGAATCTAGCCCTACTGGTATCCTTGCTCTTTCTAACTGAAAGTTTATTTGTATGCAAGTGCGCTTTAAATTAACCCTGTGGCAAAATATTATTCTACAGCTCGAACTCCAGGGAGGAGGGAAGATGCGTCTGCCTTTGCAGAAGAAGCCAAAGAAAATTTTGAAGGGAAAGATTCAGAGCCAGCTGAAGAGACTAATGAGGAGGAAAACGAACAAGACGCTTATGAAGCTGTTCAGGGCACATATGATTACGAGCAGCTCAAATCCAAGTCCGTCCCAGGGATTGATTACAAACGACGAGAGGTTACTTACATGATCTTTGATCACGTTCATCTCTTACAAAAATCATCACAATGATACTAATCCTCTTTAAACGTGCATTGGTTATTAGGCCTATCTATCTGAAGAAGACTTCCTGACAGTGTTTGAGATGAGCAAAGAAGCTTTCTACCAGAACCCGAAATGGAAGCAAGACCTTCTCAAAAAGAAAGCTGAGCTATTCTAGAAAACGCTCATAGTAGCTCAGGTCTTCGTGTTTCATCTCATATTTCGACTACATGTTATCTCTTACTCGGACCACCAACGTACTTATTTTAAGATTTTGCTCACCATTGATGCAAATCGTCAGAATTGGCTTCGGTTCCTTTCTTTTGCTTCCAACTTTTCTCTGCATTCTTGGATTTTGGCAGCTTCTAGTTGATGGCTACTCAgcttaattttctttttttttctgcatCCTTTTTTATCACCTTTATCTTTAACTATTTACTTATAATGTTTGATTGAAAGGGTGTATAACTGGTATTACACTTTTTATGCGACTAGAAAAGAGATGGAATAGCTTCATGAGTTGTATGACCTTTGCTAGTATTATTGATATGTTGTGATTCATGGAAGGTTGAATATTCAAGGAAGATTTCGATACGCTGCAGTGTAAATGATTTATATCGAACCCTATATCCCACTCGAGCTTAATACCAGCCGGCTCGAGCCCCGTGCACCATCTAACTAATTTAATTTGAACTCGACCTCGTGGATGCAAGGcttgaaaaatattcaaaatgtaTTCTTCATCACTCGTGTTGTTCAAGCTCAATCGAAGCTTCGTGAACATGCTCAATTAACAAACTTGAGAACATGTTTGTGAACAGATGAATCCGAACGTGTTCACAAACCCAACAAACCGAGCATCATCAACTCGAGCTCGGCTCAATAAAATTATCCGTTCGAGCTCGACTTGTCTACGGTTAAATTAAGCTACAAACTAGCACCAAATTATTTTAAACTAGACGCTCTCTTATGTTAACCTAGAAATGCATTAATCGTCTCATTGAATTAGCCTAGTCATAGTCTCATAGAGGTCAAACATTGAAATCTACTAAAGATCTCTTTATTTTAAAGATTATTTGCatataaatatatgatttttaatattttttaactgTTCTCttaatatacaaattttatgtttttcaaaaaaatttccaCCAACGAATAATTGTGATTAAATTAATgattatataaattacacatgATATATTACCGTCTGTGTGTTGAAACGTGATAAAGCACATAACATGTTATTTGCATGTAACTATTGTggttttctgatttttttcaaTGAAtaattttgatcaaattaaaCATTTGTTTTCATGAATTGCTCTAGTTTGAATTGGTTTAGGTGTTTTTACACAATAACTGgtcaataagtgaaattctgtAAAAAAAAAGCAAAGCAAATCTCAGATCTTGAATCCTTAGATTGGATGgttgtaataataatattcgagctacattattacacTAAAAGCTTTACATTATTCAATACAAAAAAGCGCTGGATAGTGACGGAAATTAGTGACGGCGGCTGCTAGCTCAATAATTAGTGACGGAAAAAACGCCAGTCACGAAATAGTGACAGATTATTCCGTCACTAAGCGAAGCAACAATCTatattttctgtcatttggtGGGATTAATCCCACCAAATGATATTAATCCcaccaaatgatagaaaatataGATGGCTGCTTCGCTTAGTGACGGAATAATCTGTCACTATTTCGTGACTGGCGCTTTTTCCGTCACTAATTATTGAGCTAGCAGCCGCAGTCACTAATTTCCATCACTATCCAGCGCTTTTTTTGTAGTGATtagccgagctacattattagactgttcaatctacattattaaataacacatgacattaatctaacggttatatcacaagatccaatgactgagatttgctttgatttttgacaaaatttcacttaatttgatcacatccctattGATTTGTGGCATTAATCTATTTTCGCCTTTCTTGTTCACTATAAATTGaagtataatattttgatttctcCATTGACTCGCAGTATGATCCCAAtagtttcaaatttcaaaatctaTAATTAATACTACAACGTAGAACATTTTAAAATCATAATCTTCAACAACTAAcgaaaaaaaggaaacaaagtCATTGATCATGATCTCAGGGCAATAAACAGTTTGAGAAAAATGATCAAATGATtgagaaattatattattttgcaAGATTGAGAGACAAGCACCCTTTTCAtctcctctctctccctcccaaCTTCCATTCTCACTCCAAACAGTTTCAAACCGCGGCCGCCATCTTCCGTCGGCCGTTTCTCTCTCTTTAGACGACTCTCTCCACAAACAGCAACCATATCAACTAGTTTCTGACATTTCCGCTTCACCATCGCGAGCTCCGAGCTGAGAGCGTCGTTTTCCCGCTTGAGCCGCATGTTCTCGTCGACAAGGCTCGTGATTTCGGACGACGATGTTGACAGCGACCGTTGCTCATCGTTGTCGGAATGATCACTTGTTGCTGCTTGTGCATTCGGTTGGTGCTTACCCGTACTGGATGGCGCCTTCCGACGCCGTATCTCACAGAGCTGGTCCCTCTCGCCCTTTCGGAACCTCTCGTTGCTGAACTCCCATCGGTTCGTCGCGACTTTGTGGAATCCCTATTTTGTCAAATACTAGTATGAGATTTAACATCGTTGCAAACTCATTCTCCTACTCCTTTGCAGCATTTTTAGGAGTGACTCAAAAACAAATTCGTATCAATTTGGCCTGATGTATAGTTCTATCGTTCTAGGGCAGTCTTGTAAGTATTTCACGGTCTAATGAAATAATATGCCAAAAACACTAGTATTAAGCAATAATAACGCTACATAATATATTAGTGCGACGGATTTGACCAGTTAGATTCTCCAATATGTCATAAAATTCAATATttgaaaacaattttttttaatcttagaAGATATATGCGTcttgattaattatttattacaaattGGAGCTTTTGCCTATGCCAAAACACAAAACATGAAAATATAATCTTATACTAAAATAAAGTAAGCGTGGATTTAATTTGAACGCCCATATGCATTCTCTTTGACAGAAAATAGTAGAAATTATATATTCCATACACACTTTATAGGGTTTATATTTTTTTGCAAGTACTATAGATTTTATTTTCCGAGCAACACAATATCCCTCATTTTTACTCAAATTCATaacaatattaaataaaataggcgaagaataaaattttcaataatttcttATAGAGAAAAAGGATGAAGAAAGAGAGGCAAACATACATAAGTATTGAGTTGTCGAACAAAGCTGGAAAAATTGCTGTGCTTAAAGAGCGTAGGCAGGAGGTCTCTGGCGAACTCCGCCGGCTGCCACACCACGAAGGCCGTGCCATCGTCGTTCCACGATATGACCGCATCGCTCGCCCGATCCTCCACCATCATGTACGTCTTCAGTAAGaacggcggcggcgacgcc
This portion of the Salvia splendens isolate huo1 chromosome 10, SspV2, whole genome shotgun sequence genome encodes:
- the LOC121750386 gene encoding villin-3-like, translated to MSNTAKSLEPAFQGVGQKAGLEIWRIENFQPVPLPKPDYGKFHTGDSYIVLQTIAGRGGGYHYDVHFWLGKETSQDEAGTAAIKTVELDAVLGSRAVQYRELQGHESDKFLSYFKPCIIPLEGGFVSGFKTVEEEEFETRLYTCKGKRVVRMKQVPFSRSSLNHDDIFILDTKNKIYQFNGENSNIQERGKALEVVQFLKDKYHEGTCDVAIVDDGKLKAESDSGEFWVLFGGFAPISKKVISDDDIVAEKISPKLYSIKGGNANAVEGELSKSLLENDRCYLLDCGNEIFLWVGRVTQVDERKAATQAAEEFVTSQNRPKSTQIIRLIQGHENHAFKSKFDSWPTASTTPVVEEGRGKVAALLKQQGGGVKAATKNAPVIEDIVPPLLEGGGKLEVWRINGNEKTAVPAEDIGKFYSGDCYVVLYTYNQHERREDFYLCSWIGKDSVQEEVETATTLCNTMYNTLKGKPVQGWIYQGKEPPQFIAIFQPMVTLKGGMSSGYKDHINGGNDETYTGEGVALFIVSGTSQHNNKALQVDAVATSLSSNHCFVLQSGTTVFCWIGNKSSVEQQKLGAKVAEFLKPGSPIKHTKEGTESSIFWGAIGGKNPYTNKKTTPEAPRDPHLFSYSFNKGKFEVEEIYSFSQDDLLTEDMLILDTHAEVIVWVGQLVDTKEKKSAFEVGQKYAEMAGSLDGLAPNVPLYKVTEGNEPCFFTAYFSWDPAKASLYGNSFQKKVLQLFGDGNEDKSNASNNEGPTQRASALAALNSAFSSTSTPKPVIAPRAGAGQGSQRAAAVAALSSVLTAEKRSPDSSPGRRLKSPHAESSPTARTPGRREDASAFAEEAKENFEGKDSEPAEETNEEENEQDAYEAVQGTYDYEQLKSKSVPGIDYKRREAYLSEEDFLTVFEMSKEAFYQNPKWKQDLLKKKAELF
- the LOC121750209 gene encoding heat stress transcription factor B-3-like; translation: MCESERVLVEYVRKASPPPFLLKTYMMVEDRASDAVISWNDDGTAFVVWQPAEFARDLLPTLFKHSNFSSFVRQLNTYGFHKVATNRWEFSNERFRKGERDQLCEIRRRKAPSSTGKHQPNAQAATSDHSDNDEQRSLSTSSSEITSLVDENMRLKRENDALSSELAMVKRKCQKLVDMVAVCGESRLKREKRPTEDGGRGLKLFGVRMEVGREREEMKRVLVSQSCKII